A window of Pecten maximus chromosome 12, xPecMax1.1, whole genome shotgun sequence genomic DNA:
GAGGGAAATAATATATGGACAGGGCGAGGGAAATAATGCTTAGACAGGGCGAGGGAAATAATGTATGGACAGGGCGAGGGAAATAATGTAGGGACAGGGCGAGGGAAATAATGCATGGACAGGGCGAGGGAAATAATGTAGGGACAGGGCGAGGGAAATAATGTAGGGACAGGGCGAGGGAAATAATGTAGGGACAAGAGAGGAAACACGAGGGAACCGACGAAAAAGATAGAGAAATGATGGACAATGAGAGTACAATCGCGGGGTAGACtatagactggccccctgtctctagaatattaaaattaattaaaaattataaataaaattgagcttttaTGATTTTGTTCCCTCGGATATGTCTAATTCTAGAGATTGGTCAAATGCGGATTAGGTTCGTAAATTGATACTCAGGTCTGGTTGTCTATAAAACCACAAACTCAGCAGGAGAATTAGTCTCGGCCATAAGAACATTACGCCACTCATTAACACCATTGGTCAGTGTCTTATCTGAGGACACTACTACGCCCACTCTCTCCCCGTACTGgcctaagtttcaaactaggggcagataatctagtattaaaaCAGAAAgcttagggtctggtggccagtctaggaAGAATGAAGAACGACAGAAATGGGAGAGAAGTTGACCGGAAGTGGTCGGTGGAAGGTCAAGGAGCAATAAAAGAGGGGATAAATGGCAGTGGAGAGATGGAGAGAAAGGGGAGGGAGGATGTAGTAGTGAGGATGCCTTATTTTTGATTGATGGATTTGGcttcaaaaagaaataaatagtCTGTGTTCGTTTGAAGATTACATCAACTATATCTATCATAAGTATGTAAACACTTATTCCAGATTCCCATGACGTACCGATAAGGTGATCTGCGCCAAGTGGTCAAAATAGATTCCAGCGTTTGAAGCTCGACATTATTCATAGGTTTGTAAAATTAGGCTCGCGTACGTGTCATCATTACGGTCTGTTAAGTTGATGTGGATCAGAGACGTTAAGGCCATTGACTGGGTGAAGTACCTACGTCTATAAGGGGCCATCTTACACATCttaaaatataaactgtataaagTTTATGAATTATCGATATCGTCGTTGGCTTGCTTCACTACATTTGACAGCTGCCATTACAACGGTACAGAACACACGGGTAGAGAAAAAAATACCCGTTTGGCGTCTCAGTCTTGTCCGAGGTACCGGAGTTTCCACTGTCCATGGTTATGTCCGAGGTATCTGAGTTTCCACTGTCCATGGTTATGTCCGAGGTATCTGAGTTTCTACTGTCCATGGTTATGTCCGAGGTACCGGAGTTTTCACTGTCCATGGTTATGTCCGAGGTACCGGAGTTTCTACTGTCCATGGTTATGTCCGAGGTACCGGAGTTTCTACTGTCCATGGTTATGTCCGAGGTACCGGAGTTTTCACTGTCAATGGTTATGTCCGAGGTATCGGAGTTTCCACTGTCCGTGGTTATGTCCGAGGTATCGGAGTTTCCACTGTCCATGGTTATGTATTTAATGCACTTCGCACCTTCCACCCCCCTCCCCTTCCACCCCATCCCGAACCCCTCTCACTCCCTCCCACCCCACCCACCCCAGCCCGAACCCTTCTCCTTCCCTGCCACACCACCCACCCCAGCCCGAACCCTTCTCCTTCCCTCCCACCCCACCCACTTCACCCAGCCCgaaccctccccccccccccccacccacccacccactcCTGCCCGAACCCCCCTCCTCCCTCCCAACCCACCCACCCCAGCCCGAACCCTTCTCCTTCCCCCCCCACTTCACCCAGCCCGAACCCttccccccccacccccccacccctgCCCGAACCCCCCTCCCTCCCAACCCACCCACCCCAGCCCGAACCCTTCTCCTTCCCCCCCCACTTCACCCAGCCCGAACCCttcccccccaccccacccacccCTGCCCGAACCCCCCCTCCCTCCCAACCCACCCACCCCAGCCCGAACCCTTCTCCTTCCCTCCCACCCCCCCCAGCCCGAACCCTTCTCctcccccccacccacccctgCCCGAACACCCCTCCTCctcccacccacccacccaccccaGCCCGAACCCTTCTCctcccccccacccacccctgCCCGAACACCCCTCCTCCTCCCCCCCACCCACTTCACCCAGCCCGAACCCTTctccttcccccccccccccccccccccccccccagcccGAACCCTTCTCctcccccccccacccacccctgCCCGAACACCCCTCCTCCTCCCACCCACCCAGCCCGAACCCTTCTACTTCCATCCCACCCCACCCACCCCAGCCCGAACCCCTCACCTCCATCCCACACCACCCACCCCAGCCCGAACCCTTCTATCCAATTCCTTGCTGAGGCTATAAACGACATTAAGATGAATTAGATAAAATAGGACAAACTTATCTCTGGCATGAAACTGTAGTTTATTGTAATACTTATagtataatagaaaatagaatTAAGGATGTGTGTCAGTAGGAAATCATTAATATGATTAATGGTACTTTACTGGAAGAGTagaatatcaacatttaattgatattttttgtatacaatgttatcTAATTAAACCTATTGATAgtgtttataaaatgtttatcaaaaatAAGACTTTCGTCAAACAACCTGAATACAGAGTATGGCAGAAAACATAATGTTCTAAGGGCTAACAGATTGTGCGCTTGGTGTTATTTAGAAGAAATTGAAGACGAGTATCATTTttattacaatgtccattttactcTGATCTTCGTCAAGAATTATTATTACAGAAAGCCTAGTCTCCGTCCCTAGTCATCGTCGAATTAAAACTATCCACGACCCGATCGAAATCATCATCATAGAAAACGATGATATGTGTCTATAACAACACTAGAGATAAGGAATGATCACGTGGACATTTTAGGTTTTAAAATGTCTCGTATATAAGTGATATAACAAATGGTGTCGGTTAAAATGACAGTCACGTGACCGCCGTTATCCCTACTCGGTgcttgtttacattttaatgcTTTTAAAATGTATAGGAGTATTTTTGCAGCATTGCTGCACACACATATACGAAACCATACTCCACGGATCATTTACGTTGGATTTATTACCAATGTTTGCCAACCCATGAAATTGGAGTATTGATAGATGGCGCTGCTCTACCGAGTGAATGTAACTCTCGCGAAAGTTTGTCGGGCTGCCAGCCTTACACGAGATTCAAACGAGGCTGATCGGCGGTTCTGTTACATCTATGTTGTCATATCTAACGTAGGATTTTTTTCCAGATATATTTGTCATCAGCCTTCACAGTCTGCTTATAGAATATCGCTTAGATTTATTTCATATGATTTCCATCTTCGCAAAGAAATATATCAAGTGCATATCCATTGGGCTTTGAATGTATGTCCCGTCATTATTTATGAATTCAGATATCGATTCCTGTTgaaaaaattacatatttataactacatgtattaaataattTAGAAATAAAGGTGGAATGGGAATCCAGATGTCTGCTTGTGTTAAAATCAAACCCAATGTGAATTTAGGTGATAACCATACCAGACGATTGGAATgctaatattttattttattcacaaACCTGTTATCTACGTCTT
This region includes:
- the LOC117339766 gene encoding variant surface antigen D-like, whose amino-acid sequence is MDSGNSDTSDITTDSGNSDTSDITIDSENSGTSDITMDSRNSGTSDITMDSRNSGTSDITMDSENSGTSDITMDSRNSDTSDITMDSGNSDTSDITMDSGNSGTSDKTETPNGYFFLYPCVLYRCNGSCQM